The genomic interval ACAGCTTCAGTGCGTTGAGCGGCGTGCGCAGGTCGTGCGCCACGCCCGCGAGGAACTGGAGCTGCCGCGCGTCCTGACTGGCGACGGTCTCCGCCATGTCGTTGAACTCCGCGCCAATCTCCTGGAGCTCCGGCGGCCCCGCGCGCGCCACCCGGGATTCACGCCGGCCTGACTTGAACGCACTCAACGCGCGGCGGATGGCCACCAGCGGCCGGTAGATGCTCGTCTGCGCGATGGCGAGGAACAGCACCACGCCCGTCAGCACCGACACCGCGAGCAACGTTCCAAGGAGCCGCCCCGTTCTCCGCACGGCGGTCGCCTCGTCGCGAGCCATGCGCGCCCGCGCGATGCTGGAGTCCATCACCGCCCGCGTCGCATCCACCGCCTGCGCCAACCGCCGCCGCCGGTCCGGCTCCGGCGCATTGAGGTAGGCCTCGACGCTCGCGCGGGAAGCCGCCACCAGCCCGCGCTCCGCCTCCGTCTCCGTGTACATCTCGACATGGGCCAGCCGCTCTGGCACCTCGCGCACCAGCGCGTCCACCCCGACGGGCGGCCCGATGTCCGTGGGCCCGATACCTTCCACTTCGTGAGCGTACTGGAGCAGCAGCAAGGTGAATTCCAGCTCGGCCGCCGCGCGCACCCGCTCCGCCGCGTCGATGAGGCTGGTGGTCTGCCGCTGCAGCAGGGTGGTCATCCAGAAGAGTCCACCCGCGGACCCCAGCCCCAGAACCGCAAGGAGTACCGCTCCGAGGGTGAGGAAGGTCCGCAACCGCATCACGCCCTCCAGGGGAAAGCACCACCCTACCTGATGCGTGGCGCGAACGGGCATCCCACCCCGCCCGCCCGCGAACGGCATCCATCAGCATCCATTACCCGCGCTGCACCCGCCCTCACCGGGATGTGCACTGCTGCACTGCATGGCAACCCGGTGGCGGGATATCGCCGCGCCAGGCCCCATCTCCTCCGGGCCAGGGGATGCGTGCGGTACGCTGTGGGGTCCACCGTCTTCCGGAAGGTGCAGGCGCCATGGGCTTCACCTCGAACGTCAACGGCCGGGAGCACGCCGTCGACGCGCCCGAAGACACGCCCCTCCTCTCCATCCTCGTGACGAACTGGGGCCCGGTATGGCTGCAGCGTGGGGCAAGTGCGGCGCATGTACGGTGCTGAGCAATGGCTCACCACTGCGCGCCTGTGTCGCGCCTGCGGCGGCCCTGCTGAAGGAGAAGCCTCCCAGGGTCCCACTTCGGCTGCGCTGGCCAATGCCCTCTTCGACGCCACGGGTGCCAGGCCGCGAGAGCTGCCGCTGATACCGGAGCGGCTGGCGGCGGCGCTCCAGACACGCTGAGGCGGCACCGAGGGGGCAAGCCCATGGCCCGCGCCCACGTCGACAACACTCGACGGAGGCCGCGCGCCATGTGAATCTGCGTTCGAAGTGGAAGGGTGCGGCGATGAACGCCGCAGGAACTCGGATGGTCGGGCCGCCATCCCAGCCGGCAACGCAGCCGGCGGGACCAGCGTATGTCGACGACCACGCCACCGGGGCAGTCTGCCCTTCCGCCCGAGGCCTGGGCCCCACTGCTTCGACTCTCCAGGCTCGCAGGCCGGCCACTGGAGCGCTTCCTCCATATCGAGGCGGCCAGTGGCATCCTGCTCCTCGTGGCGGCGGCCATCGCGCTCCTGTGGGCGAACTCGCCCTGGGCGGAGAGCTACGCGCACTTCTGGCACACGCCACTCGGCATCCGCGTCGGTGACTTCACCTTCGAGCGCAGCCTCGAATGGGTCGTCAACGACGGCTTGATGGCCATCTTCTTCTTCGTCGTGGGCATGGAAATTCGCCGCGAGGTCCATCAGGGCGAGCTGTCAGAGTTGCGGCGCGCCGCGCTCCCCGCCGCGGCGGCGCTGGGGGGCATGCTCGTTCCGGCGGGCCTGTACCTCCTCCTGGCGGATACCCCGGACACCCGCTCGGGGTGGGGCGTGCCCATGGCCACGGACATCGCGTTCGCGGTGGGCATCCTCACGCTCCTCGGAAGCCGGGTGCCCCCCGCCCTGCGCGTGCTCCTGCTCGCGCTCGCGGTCATCGACGACCTGGGCGCCATCATCGTCATCGCGGTGTTCTACTCATCGGGCGTGGCCATCACCG from Myxococcus xanthus carries:
- a CDS encoding sensor histidine kinase, whose amino-acid sequence is MRLRTFLTLGAVLLAVLGLGSAGGLFWMTTLLQRQTTSLIDAAERVRAAAELEFTLLLLQYAHEVEGIGPTDIGPPVGVDALVREVPERLAHVEMYTETEAERGLVAASRASVEAYLNAPEPDRRRRLAQAVDATRAVMDSSIARARMARDEATAVRRTGRLLGTLLAVSVLTGVVLFLAIAQTSIYRPLVAIRRALSAFKSGRRESRVARAGPPELQEIGAEFNDMAETVASQDARQLQFLAGVAHDLRTPLNALKLSAQMLLRAKTAPPPEKVRDSLVRISNQVDRLERMVGDLLDRTRIEAGNLELRLEECDLRALVEEVVELHRPSSEHHRLEYSVPDSPVPWRCDSTRLSQVLTNLVSNAIKYSPEGGVVSLRLESSERDVSVSVTDEGVGIPPDDLGTLFEPFKRSRTAAKDIPGVGLGLSVSRRIARAHGGDIEVESVVGTGSTFRLRLPR